Proteins found in one Desulfatiglans sp. genomic segment:
- a CDS encoding enoyl-CoA hydratase/isomerase family protein, with protein MSKYETVIYEVKDHVAKLTFNRPDKLNAMTGITFREITEALDEADRDNNVRVLIITGNGRAFCAGVDLKFAAKELTNLKSQTDFLTVGKELLVKIENLSKPVIAAINGLALAGGFEILLACDLAVAVEDAMIGDQHMKVGMFGAGGTPYRLPLLIGIRRAKELLLTGKWISGKEAERIGLVNRAVPAGEFEKAVNEMAAELADKSPTAMRLTKSYINKSIMSDADVRLEAAMLSAIVNDTSEDHDEALKAFGEKRKPEFTGR; from the coding sequence ATGTCAAAATATGAAACTGTTATTTACGAGGTAAAGGATCATGTAGCAAAGCTGACCTTTAACAGACCGGATAAACTTAATGCCATGACCGGCATCACCTTCAGGGAGATCACCGAGGCTCTTGATGAGGCTGACAGGGATAATAATGTAAGGGTTCTTATTATCACCGGAAACGGCAGGGCCTTCTGTGCAGGGGTTGACCTCAAGTTTGCTGCGAAGGAGCTGACCAACCTGAAGTCACAGACAGACTTTCTTACAGTCGGCAAGGAACTGCTTGTAAAGATAGAAAATCTTTCAAAACCGGTTATTGCTGCGATCAATGGCCTTGCGCTGGCAGGCGGTTTTGAGATCCTTCTTGCATGTGACCTTGCGGTTGCCGTGGAAGATGCCATGATAGGCGACCAGCATATGAAGGTGGGGATGTTCGGCGCTGGCGGGACACCTTACAGGCTGCCTCTTTTAATCGGCATAAGAAGGGCAAAGGAGCTCCTTCTTACAGGTAAATGGATATCAGGGAAAGAGGCAGAGAGAATAGGGCTGGTTAACCGCGCTGTGCCTGCGGGTGAATTTGAAAAGGCGGTTAATGAGATGGCAGCAGAACTCGCAGACAAGAGCCCCACCGCCATGAGGCTTACAAAATCATATATCAATAAATCCATCATGTCTGATGCTGATGTAAGACTTGAGGCTGCAATGCTTTCTGCAATAGTTAATGATACATCAGAGGATCATGATGAGGCGCTCAAGGCATTTGGTGAAAAGAGGAAGCCGGAGTTTACGGGGAGATAA